GAGTGATATAAATCATAGTTTGTAAATCCAATTAAGAATACAAAAATAATTGGAAATACAACAACAAAGATAAGTAATAGAAAACCTGGTGAAACCATTAAATATGGAAAACCTTGATCTAATAAATTACGATATTGCTCTTTTACTGAATTTAATGGTGTTCCTATATCACGTTTCTTCCCATTTTGGTATGCATCATATAAGTTAAATGCATATATACCTAAACCAAATGCGATAACGATGAGCGCCAAAATCCCTTCTACTAATAGGAATACAGAATGATCACGAGGAACTTCTGTACCGAGCGTTACAATTCCCCACAATCCCATATTTAATAAATCAGCAAATGCTACAACAAATGAGCCCGTTAATACAAGAAAGATAAGAGCTTTTACGTATTGCTTATTATATAGTTGACCAATCCCTGGAATGATTGACAACATCACAGCTGTTTTGCGGTGTTTTGAACCGTTCAATTTTTGCGTTGGTTCAATGGATGTTTGCATATTTCTTCCCCCTTTTTTCTTCCCCTTGGAAGGAGGAGAATTCGTATCTCTCCTTTCTAAGAGATACGAATCCCATCTTATTTTTTCTTACTATGATTTGCTTCAATATTTCCTTTAATTTGTTTTACAGCTTCATCAAGTGCCGGTTTTGGTTCCTGTTTTCCAGCTGCAAGTAATTCTAATGCAAATCTTGCAGGCTCCCATACTTCTTTCATTTCTGGAATATTCGGCATTGGAATTGCATTCTCAGATTGAGTTGCCACTGCTTTTGCAGCTTCATTATCTTTAATAATTGGATCTTCCATTACTGATTTAACAGGGGGAATTTCTTTTGTTTTCTCAAAGCGAATTTTTGCATTTTCCTCATTTGTTACCCAATCAACAAATTTCGTTGCTAAATCTTTATTTTTTGAAAAACTTGTTACATGCCATCCTTTTACACCGACAAAAGTTTTCATTGGTTGACCATTTGGTAATTTTGGCATCGGTGCTACCCCATAATCAATTCCATTTTTCTCCATAGCTTGAAATGCCCAAGGACCATTCATAATCGATGCAGCTTTTCCTTCATTGAACAATCCGTCAGCTGCCGCTCCACCAGATTCACCAATAATACCTTTTGGAAATAAATTCTCCTTATACCATTTTTGAATATATTCCATCCCTTGTACTGCTCCGCTACTATTTAATCCGATATCATCTGTATTCGGTTTTCCATCCTTCTCACCAAATACATATCCGCCCATACCAGCCATAAATGCATTCGCAAAATACAAATTATCTCCTAATGCTAAAAATCCGTACTTACCATTTTTCGTGAAATCTTTCGAAAAATTATATAACTCATCCATTGTTTCAGGTGCCTTTGGCATAAGCTTTTTATTATAAATAAATACAGGTGTTTCAATGGCTTTTGGTAAACCATATAATTTCCCCTTATATGTTTGAGCTTCTATAGATAAGTCCGTAAATTTGCTCTTTACAGCATCATCAACTTTCACTTCATCAATTAAACCTTCAGTAACAACATTTCCAATATGATCATGCGGTAATGTCACAACGTCAGGCCCTGTACCTGCCGGACCATCAAGTCGTAGCTTTTTCGTTTGATCTGTCATTTGAATTTCAGCCACTTTGACTTTCACGTTATACTTCTTTTCAAAACTCTTTACAGCTGGTTCTAATGCAGTACCTTTTTTTAGATCTTCCCAAACAAGAAGATCATAGTCTTTCTTCTCTTTACTCGCTTCTTTTTTCCCTGAATCTTTCGGTCCACATGCAGATAACATACCGATTGTCAAAGCTGAAACTGTTAATAATGACAATGCTTTCTTCATCCCTCAAAAACCTCCCTAAATTGTCTATGTACCTCTTCATTTGAAAACGTTTGCATTCAATAATTTAATAGAAGCGCAAACCCTCATACCAATCTATGAAAACGTTTGCGCTATTTATCTATCATTATACATTCTTTTATTCCTTTTGCAAATATTATCTTTCTTTATCTTTAAAAAATTTATGTTATTTCACTTTATATACATTGACTTTACACGAAATGAATACTACTCTTATAAGCAATATTAAAGATACTCCACAAGCAATCGTTTGCAATACAAATCTTTTTCATTACGTTTCAAACCGTACACTATCTCGAATTTATAGAGATATCAAAGGGGGATTTTCTATATGTTAAAAGAAGCAATATACCACAGGCCAAAAGACAATTATGCATACGCTTACGATGAAAAAACAATCCATATTCGAATACGTACAAAAAAAGACGACGTACACACCATCTCTTTCATTCATGGTGATCCTTATGAGTGGAAAAATGGAAAATGGGTTACTACAAATATAGCGATGAAAAAAAGCGGTTCCACTGATTTGTTTGATTATTGGTCTGTTTCAATTCAACCGAAATTTAAACGCTTACGTTATGGATTTAAGTTAACAAATGATGTAGTAACACTCATTTACACAGAGCGTGGATTTTTTTCTACACTCCCAAATGACGATGTCGGTAACTTTTTCTGCTTTCCATTTATTCATAAAAAAGATGTTTTTTCCGCTCCTTCATGGATAAAAGATACAGTATGGTATCAAATCTTCCCAGAACGGTTTGCTAACGGAGATTCTACACGTAACCCAGCCAATACCCTTCCATGGGCAAGTACAGAGCCAACTGCAACTAATTTTTTCGGTGGTGATTTTGCTGGTATTATTCAAAATCTTGATTACCTTGTGAAGCTTGGCATTTCTGGTATTTATTTCACTCCTATTTTCACAGCTCATTCCAATCATAAATATGACACCATTGACTACATGGATATCGATCCGCAATTCGGGACGAAAGAAACCTTTAAAGAGCTTGTTTCCACTTGTCATAAACACGGTATAAAAGTAATGCTCGATGCAGTGTTTAATCATAGTGGATACTTTTTCGATAAATTTCAAGATGTTCTCGAAAAAGGTGAAAAATCCCGATATAAAGATTGGTTTCATATTCATGAATTTCCAATCGTAACTGAGCCACTTCCTAATTATGATACTTTCGCTTTTACACCATACATGCCAAAATTAAATACAGCAAATCCAGATGTAAAAGAATATTTACTTGAGGTAGGGCGTTATTGGGTGCGAGAATTCCATATAGACGGTTGGCGCCTTGATGTAGCAAACGAAGTCGATCATAGTTTTTGGAGAGAGTTCCGCAGTGAAATAAAAGCAATCAATCCTGAAGTATATATTTTAGGCGAAATATGGCACGATGCACTTCCATGGCTACAAGGAGACCAATTTGATGCAGTCATGAGCTACCCGGTTACAAACGCTCTACTCTCTTACTTCGCCAATGAGACAATTGGAGCAGGCGAATTTATGAAACAAATTACAAATTCACTCTATTCTTATTCTATGAACGTAAATGAGGCTGCATTTCATTTATTAGATAGCCACGACACACCTAGAATTTTAACGATATGTAATGGTAATAAAGATAAACTAAAGTTACTCTATGTATTTCACCTTTCTTTCATCGGTTCTCCTTGTATTTATTACGGTGATGAAATTGGCTTAGACGGAGGGATGGATCCTGGCTGCCGAAAATGCATGGTATGGGATGAAAAGGAGCAAGACACCCTATTATTTACACATGTACAAACATTAATTTCTTTACGCAAACAATATAAAGCCTTCGGTGGACATGGAACATTTCAATTTATTGAAGCAAATGATGAGCAAAACTATATTTCTTACACCAAAACGTACAAGGATGAGACTATCTTTTTTGTTTTAAATCCAACAAACAAAGAAATTACAGCCTCCATTCCATTTCATATCACGGGCAAAAAAATTATTAATATATATACAAACGAAGAATTTTCAGCTGAAGCAAATTCCTTACAAGTTGCAATTTCTCCGTATGGATTCTCCATTTTAAAATGGTAATGAAAAACCCTTGTGCCACATGACACAAGGGTTTTTCATTATTTCAATTTGTATACCATCGCTTCATATGGACGTAACGTCATATTTTCTATTATTTCATTTTTCACTTCATAATTGTGTATTAATAATTGTGAGCTGCTATACACAATTTGCTCTGGCAATTCAAATACACATTCAGCTTCCGTGAAATTTGCAATGACAAGAAGTTTTTCCTCTTTATATGTTCTTACATAAGCAAAGATTGAAGGGTGATCTTCTAAAATTAAATCATATGTTCCATACACAATTACTTCATGTTTTTTACGTAATTCAATTAATTCTTTATAGTAATAAAAAATGGATTCTTTATTTTGAAGTGCGTGTTTCACATTAATTTCTTTGTAATTAGAATTTACCGCAATCCACGGCTCACCTGCTGTAAATCCAGCATGTTCTTTATCATCCCATTGCATTGGTGTTCTAGCATTATCTCGTCCTTTAATATAAATGGACTGCATCACTTTCGCTTCTTCTTCACCGCGCTCTATCACTTTTTCCTTATACATATTCAGCGTTTCGATATCTCGATACTCATCAATTGAATCAAAATGAACATTTGTCATGCCAATTTCTTCTCCTTGATAAATATAAGGAGTCCCCTTCATCATATGAAGTACTGTCGCTAACATTTTTGCTGATTCAATGCGATAAGCCTCATCGTTTCCGAAACGAGAAACAACACGTGGTTGATCATGGTTATTCCAATACAAGCTGTTCCATCCTGTATGTTCTAATGCTTTTTGCCATTTTGTTAAATTTCGCTTCAAAGTAAGGAGTGAACATGGTTTTATATCCCACTTTCCGCCTTCTCCAGAATCTAAATCCATATGTTCAAATTGAAATACCATTTGTAATTCTTGACGATCTTCTGCTGTATACAGTTTCGCCTCTTCTGTTGTTACACCCGGCATTTCACCTACGGTCATAATATCATAGTACGACAATACTTCTTGATTCATTTCATGTAAATATGTATGGATATTTGGCCCGTTCATAAAATGCTGATGTCCGGATACATATCCTTCTTCCTCTGTTTCAACAGCTGGTAATCCTTCTTCCTTAGAAATAAAGTTGATTACATCCATACGGAAACCATCAATTCCTTTTTCTAGCCAAAACTTCATCATATCATAAACTTCTTTTCGTACTCTTTCATTATCCCAGTTTAAATCTGGTTGTTTTTTAGAAAATAAATGTAAATAATATTCATCTGTCATTTCGTCATACTGCCATGCTGATCCACTAAAAGCTGCCCCCCAGTTATTCGGTTCTTTTCCTTCTTTTCCAGGACGCCACATATAGTAGTCTCGATATGTATTATTTTTTGATTTACGTGATTCAACGAACCAATTATGTTCATCGGAAGTATGATTAACGACTAAATCCATCATGAGTTTCATATTACGCTCATGCATCGCACGTAATAATTCATCCCAATCATCCATCGTTCCAAACTCATTCATAATTTTACAATAATCACTTATATCATAACCATTATCATCATTCGGAGATTCATAGACTGGTGATAACCAAATAACGTCAATACCTAATTCTTTCAAATAATCTAGCTTTGAAATGATTCCGCGAAGATCACCTATTCCATCACCATTACTATCCATAAAACTACGAGGATAAATTTGATATACAACACTTTCTTTCCACCATTGCTTTTCCATCATGCTACCCCATTTCATTTTTCAAATGTAAAATTCTCCAAGGCGCAAACGTTTTCATTAATGAATGATACCAGATTCTATCCTAATTTAAAATAGCGCTTACAATATTTATTTTCTTTTTATGAAAAAACGTTTTAACTTACACTATATATTCACAAAAATATGAAAACGTTTTATTTTTTCTAGCATTTTTATTTATTTTTTGAATCTATTCGTTTATAATAAACCCAAAGAAAACGTTTGCATAAATGTATAGGGGGAAATATCATGGCAGAACTAAAGTTAGAAAACATTTATAAAATATATGATAATAACGTAACAGCAGTAACCGATTTTAATTTACATATTCAAGATAAAGAGTTTATCGTGTTCGTCGGTCCATCTGGGTGCGGAAAATCTACAACATTACGAATGGTAGCTGGCCTTGAAGATATTTCAAAAGGAGAATTTTCAATTGATGGTAAGTTAATGAATGATGTTCCTCCAAAAGATCGAGATATTGCAATGGTCTTTCAAAACTATGCCCTATACCCACATATGAGCGTTTACGATAATATGGCATTCGGATTAAAGCTTCGTAAAATACCGAAAGATGAAATCGATCGTCGTGTGAAAGATGCAGCTCAAATTTTAGGGCTGGGAGAATATTTAAATCGAAAACCGAAAGCATTATCAGGCGGACAGCGACAACGTGTCGCATTAGGTCGTGCAATTGTCCGTGACGCAAAAGTTTTCTTAATGGATGAACCTTTATCAAATTTAGATGCAAAATTACGTGTAGCGATGCGCTCAGAAATTTCTAAATTACATCAGCGCCTTGGAACGACTACAATCTATGTTACACATGATCAAACAGAGGCAATGACGATGGCTTCCCGCCTTGTCGTTATGAAAGACGGAAAAATCCAACAAATTGGAGCTCCAAAAGAAGTATATGAAACACCTGAAAATATTTTCGTTGGTGGATTTATCGGCTCACCAGCAATGAATTTCTTCCATGGTACATTAACTGAAGCCGAGTTCGTTATAGACAATGCACTAAAGATTAAAGTATCTGAAGGAAAAATGAAACTACTACGTGAACAAGGCTATGTAAATAAAGAAATTGTTTTAGGAATACGCCCTGAAGATATCCATGATGAACTTTTATTTTTAGAAGCCTCAAAATCTACTACATTTACAACAAAAATTGAAGTTGCAGAATTATTAGGTGCAGAATCGATTTTATATATGAAACTAGGAAATCAAGATTTCGCAGCACGAGTTGATGCAAGACATACTTTTGCACATGGAGATCAAATTAAACTTGCATTTGATATGAATAAAGCACATTTCTTTGATAGTCAAACTGAAATCCGTATTCGCTAACATATTACATCGCTACTATATAACACACAAAAAAACCGTCCACACATGTATTGAGGGCGGTTTTTCACTATTATGCTAAGGCTTCTACTGTATGAAATGATTGTTCTTTCGTGTTGATAATTCCAAAAATGGGCAAATCACTGGGCACCACTTCTTCTTGCTGTTTCATAAAAGATGACGTTAATTGTTTTATCTCTATCCAAACGTCATTCATACAAAATACATTGGAATCGTTCCCTTGTTGGCGGGAGAAAATAGAATCTATTTTATATAAACCAGCATTGTGAAAGAGCATATCAATATGACTATATGCTTCCATAGCAAAACTGACAACGCGTTGCCAATCTCCTTGTTTCTCCATATCATAGGATACAAAGAGTGCTTCTCCGCCTAAATTCATAATTTCCTCTACTGTTGCTTGTCCACCGTCTTGATCGATGTCTGTTACAATTACTTTTGCACCTTGTTCTGCCAACAAAAGAGCTGTACTACGTCCAATACCGACGCCACCGCCAGTTACAACGGCAACTTTTCCTGCAAGCTTCATTTTCATTACCCCTTCTGTAAGTCTTACCGTCATTCAGTATACTCCTTTCTCAGATAAGTCTGCAAGCAGGAAAATTTAACATCATTAATTGTTAACGCTTACTTTTTGTTTCTTCTTTTTTCTTACTATTATATTGATCAAAGGCTAAACCAATAAAAATAAGAATTCCCCAAAAGATTAAGCTTCCTCCTGTCATTTCAAATTCCCCCTTGTTATACAACAATATTATTTTTATTCATTGTATCATTTTCTTAATTTTCAATCTATTAATCATAAAAAATGAGATACTAATATTATATTGCTTCTTCAAACTTTCTTCATCATTATAAGGGCTACTACATATTCCATTATAAACACTGAATTTATCGTATCTTACAAAAATAAGGTTTTTCATATGAGAGCACATATGAAAAACCTTATTTTTGTAGATTTATTAAAATATACAACGAAAGAAAGATTGTACTTACACAATGCTCATCACTTTCGTCTTTGTGATTAAATCATGGAAGCCACAATTATCTTTACGGAATAACATCATATACACATTGCATATTAAAGGAATTCCAAGTAACAATATGTTCGGTAATAACAATGCAAAAAATCGCATTATTAATGTTTGCATCGTTAATTTTTCACTTGTTAACGATATAAGCTTTGTTCTTGTTATCTTTTTACCAAGTGTACAACCGTTCCATATAAATGGTACAAAAACAAAATATATAGCCATCAATACGAATACAAGTGTCAAATCATATCGATAGTCACCTAAACTTATATTAAAGCGATTGAAAATAGCACTATAATTTCCTGTGATAATAGCCACTACTGCACCGTACATAACCGAGATTAAAAACATGTCAATAATGGAAGCACCAATACGATTCATTACAACCGCTGGACGATGCATCTTTAACTTCATTTTATGTCGACTCCTTCGTATCCTTCTTTATCCGTTTCATCGTACCATTTCTAAAAAGTATTGTAAACTGGCGTTTCTCCTCCTTTTCTTGTACAATGTGTTACAACAGCATTGTAAAGGAGGTTCCCATATTGAAACGATGGATAATCCTATTTGCCACCATACTATTAACAGGTTGTACAGGTAGTACAAACCACTTAGCATACACTATCAATGATGAATATGAACTCATAAACACTTCCGGAAATGCATTTGAACTTTTCCCAACGCATGATGCTGTATATGCTACACAATACATTCCTGCAAAAGTTACAGAGATAGGCTGGGATGATAAATACATTATCGCAAAACAAGTTGAGGAGAAATCAGATCCAAATAATCCTGAAGCAGCTATAACAAATAAAAAAAATGAGCATTATTGGATTATCGACGTAAAACATAATAAACGATTTGGTCCTTATAACGAAAAACAATTCACTGAACAAAAGGATGCTTTTAAAATTAAGACCAGCTTCCAAACTGTAGAATCGTACGTGAAAGAACTCAAAAAACAGTCAGCATAAACTACATGTTGACTGTTTTTTTTCATAGAACGTTGTCTAATCAAACTACCGCCCTACCCTATAACAAAAACATCTCACTTAGAAAGTGAGATGTTAAATGTTTGTGGCTCTTTAACTATTTCATGTGTATCACCTGCTGCAAGATCATCGGTTGTAAACGTTATGTTCTTTATAGCTTCTTTTCCGTCATCCAGTATTAATCCAATAATTCCTTCTCTTGTTTCGCCTGGTTTATATTCCTCTCTTGATCCACCTTTCGTACCAACAAGTGTATCCTCTTCGTATAAGAAATTTTGCTTCGTTACATTAAATTGCTGTTTTTCATTAATCGTAACATCATTCATAGAGAAGAACTGCATATTTTTGTCTCCACTATTTTCTACTTTATATGTAATTTCAACGTATCGTATCTTATCATTAATTTCTGTTCCGCTTAATGAAGCATATAATTCTGCATCTTCACGGCTCACTTTATCACCTAATCTGCGCTGTACTTCTTCTGGCGTTAGCGCTGTATACACTTTCAATGTATCTTTTGCCTCTTTAGTCATGTCAGATAATGAAATGACTTTTACATCTTGTACATGAATTCTCATTGGAGCGACTTCAAATGTTTGATTCACATGATTGATTTGCTCTAACTTAAAAGTGCCCCACCCTTTTTCTTTAGCACGCTGCCCTACTTTTTTCAAATCGCGACCACCATATTCATTGGTCTCTGGAATAGACTCTTTCTTCTTCGGTTCTGCTTTCTTCTCTTCTTTATGAAAACAACCGCTTAACATAATAAGAAAACTACATAAAATACAAATACTTTTCCATGCTTTCATCATTTAATTTCTCCTAACACATTCATTCATTAATATAATTTATTCTCTCGTTTTATATACTATAGAAACAATGAGAAGCTCACAAAAAGAACTTGTAAGCACAGATACTATTATACTCCCTATCTGGAAAATATGAAAATAAGGATCTAATAACGCATGTACAATAAATACTAATGCCGCCGCTACGATAACTAGAGTCCAATACTTTCTTTTTTCTACATGTAAAGTTTGATCAAAATTCGTTTTGTCCCTATATTTCCATACTATATATGTAAGCAAGAGTATACCAAAGTACGTACTTCCATGTTGCATATATTTATACATTGGAATCGAGTATATCTTTTGCTGCAAAAACGAGTGGTAAATTAAAATAAAAGAATCCTAACCTCGTATATCCAATACTACCGTATGGCCTAAAGTGTAAAAAATATTCAAAATCCGGTGCCATACTACCTAATACAAGAGCAGTTACTGAAATATACGGAGATTGTTTTTTACAAAAAGGGATCACGGCTGCTGGATGCGCAAATGTAAATGGCATTTTTAACTCCTTCCTGTCTTTCCAATAGAACATAATCTATCATAACGATACACATAATTCATATGCAATATTTATTTTCACATTGGAATATGTATACCTTAAATAATATAATCCACATACAATATTTAGAAAATAAGGAGGAGTTCATATGCCATTAGCACTTGTATTTTTTCTTATTGTTATTATACTGTTCATAGTTACCTATGCAGGATTTTCCCACTGGAAACATTTCAAAGCAATAAAGTATATCCTGGTTTTTTCCATATTCATTTTCCTATTAAATAGAACTACTCTTGACTGGAGGGTCTTTGGTTTGGAGCCCTTTGATATACGATACTAGTAGCAAGTTTGCTACTATATTAGAAACAAAATCGTCAATGAATTGAGGTATTTATATTGATTGAACATACAGCATTTTTAAAAAGTGTCTCCTTACAAACAGAAAAAATCCCTAGTTTCTCCGCATACCCATACTGTTTACCTGCCATCCGAACATTACAATCACTCGTTTTACATCCTAATGTAACATTTATTATTGGAGAGAACGGAACAGGAAAATCAACATTACTAGAAGGAATTGCGGTTGCTTTAGGGTTTAATGCAGAAGGTGGCACAAAAAACTTCCGTTTTACTACGCACGATTCACATTCATCTTTACATGAATACATTCGAGTTTCAAAAAGTTTCAATACACCAAAAGAAGGATTCTTTCTACGTGCCGAATCATTTTATAACGTTGCTTCTTATATCGATGAAATAGATGCCGATAAAGAGGGGAGTGGGAATAAAATTATTAATTCATATGGTGGGATCTCACTACACGAACAATCTCACGGTGAATCGTTCTTTTCATTATTTATGAACCGCTTTTCTGGAGAAGGTTTATACATTTTAGACGAGCCCGAAGCAGCTTTATCACCGATGAGACAACTTTCGATGCTCATTCGAATGCACGAACTCGCTGAGCAAGGCTCACAATTTCTTATCGCAACACATTCTCCCATCTTAATGGCTTATCCAGAATCTACTATATATTCTTTAACACAAGATGGGATTCACGAATCTACTTTAGAAGATACTGAACATTATCAAACAACGAAACTCTTTTTTGAAAACCGCGATCGATTATTTCATCATTTATTTGATTCTTAAAAAAAGAAGCAGCGATCGCTGCTTCTTTTTTATAGTGCTTCTATAAATAATGCTACCCCAATACCGCCACCGACGCATAGAGAAGCAATTCCTTTTTCTAAGCCACGTCTTTTTAGTTCGTGAATTAAGCTTACTGTAATACGTGCTCCTGTACAACCAATTGGATGTCCAAGTCCGACGCCACTACCGTTAACATTCACTTTTTCGCGGTCTAAACCAAGTTCTTTCTCTACAGCTAAATATTGCGCAGCGAAAGCTTCATTAATTTCAAGTAAATCAGCATCTTCTAATGACCAATTTACTTTTTCTAATCCTTTTCGAATTGCTGGTGCTGGTCCAATTCCCATAATTTTCGGGTCTACTCCAGCCACTGAATAACCGACAATTTTAGCTAACGGCTGTAAACCTTTTTCTTTAGCCTTTTCTTCACTCATTAATACTAAAACTGCACTTCCATCATTCAGACCAGATGCATTCCCTGCAGTTACTGATCCATCTTTACGGAATGCTGGTTTTAGCCCCGCTAATTTATCTGCTGTAATATCTGCACGCGGATGTTCATCCTTTGTAAATACTACTTCTTTTCTACGTTCTTTTATCGTAATAGGAACAATTTGATCATCAAAGTATCCTGATTCAATTGCTTGAAGCGCTAATGTATGGCTACGAAGTGCAACCTCATCTTGTTCCTCTCTTGTAATTTCATATTGCTCAACTAGGTTTTCCGCTGTTTCACCCATCATAATATGATGCAATGGATCTTCTAAAATTTCCCACACTGTATCACGAATTTCTCCATGTTGTAGGCGTTGTCCCCAGCGGTGTTGTTTTAATGCATAAGGGCTCGAACTCATTGCTTCTACTCCACCTGCAACAACAATATCACTTACACCTAATTGAATTTGCATTGCAGCTGACATAATCGCTTGCATACCTGAAGAACATTGGCGCTGAATTGTATAACCCGTAACTGTGTCAGGAAATCCTGCCGCTAATGCAGCTGTTCTCGCCGTATTTGCTTCATCAGTTCTTTGAATACAATGACCTAAAATCACTTCATCAACTT
The DNA window shown above is from Bacillus clarus and carries:
- a CDS encoding SDR family NAD(P)-dependent oxidoreductase codes for the protein MTVRLTEGVMKMKLAGKVAVVTGGGVGIGRSTALLLAEQGAKVIVTDIDQDGGQATVEEIMNLGGEALFVSYDMEKQGDWQRVVSFAMEAYSHIDMLFHNAGLYKIDSIFSRQQGNDSNVFCMNDVWIEIKQLTSSFMKQQEEVVPSDLPIFGIINTKEQSFHTVEALA
- a CDS encoding RDD family protein; translation: MKLKMHRPAVVMNRIGASIIDMFLISVMYGAVVAIITGNYSAIFNRFNISLGDYRYDLTLVFVLMAIYFVFVPFIWNGCTLGKKITRTKLISLTSEKLTMQTLIMRFFALLLPNILLLGIPLICNVYMMLFRKDNCGFHDLITKTKVMSIV
- a CDS encoding DUF3997 domain-containing protein; its protein translation is MKRWIILFATILLTGCTGSTNHLAYTINDEYELINTSGNAFELFPTHDAVYATQYIPAKVTEIGWDDKYIIAKQVEEKSDPNNPEAAITNKKNEHYWIIDVKHNKRFGPYNEKQFTEQKDAFKIKTSFQTVESYVKELKKQSA
- a CDS encoding ABC transporter ATP-binding protein, which produces MAELKLENIYKIYDNNVTAVTDFNLHIQDKEFIVFVGPSGCGKSTTLRMVAGLEDISKGEFSIDGKLMNDVPPKDRDIAMVFQNYALYPHMSVYDNMAFGLKLRKIPKDEIDRRVKDAAQILGLGEYLNRKPKALSGGQRQRVALGRAIVRDAKVFLMDEPLSNLDAKLRVAMRSEISKLHQRLGTTTIYVTHDQTEAMTMASRLVVMKDGKIQQIGAPKEVYETPENIFVGGFIGSPAMNFFHGTLTEAEFVIDNALKIKVSEGKMKLLREQGYVNKEIVLGIRPEDIHDELLFLEASKSTTFTTKIEVAELLGAESILYMKLGNQDFAARVDARHTFAHGDQIKLAFDMNKAHFFDSQTEIRIR
- a CDS encoding alpha-glycosidase produces the protein MLKEAIYHRPKDNYAYAYDEKTIHIRIRTKKDDVHTISFIHGDPYEWKNGKWVTTNIAMKKSGSTDLFDYWSVSIQPKFKRLRYGFKLTNDVVTLIYTERGFFSTLPNDDVGNFFCFPFIHKKDVFSAPSWIKDTVWYQIFPERFANGDSTRNPANTLPWASTEPTATNFFGGDFAGIIQNLDYLVKLGISGIYFTPIFTAHSNHKYDTIDYMDIDPQFGTKETFKELVSTCHKHGIKVMLDAVFNHSGYFFDKFQDVLEKGEKSRYKDWFHIHEFPIVTEPLPNYDTFAFTPYMPKLNTANPDVKEYLLEVGRYWVREFHIDGWRLDVANEVDHSFWREFRSEIKAINPEVYILGEIWHDALPWLQGDQFDAVMSYPVTNALLSYFANETIGAGEFMKQITNSLYSYSMNVNEAAFHLLDSHDTPRILTICNGNKDKLKLLYVFHLSFIGSPCIYYGDEIGLDGGMDPGCRKCMVWDEKEQDTLLFTHVQTLISLRKQYKAFGGHGTFQFIEANDEQNYISYTKTYKDETIFFVLNPTNKEITASIPFHITGKKIINIYTNEEFSAEANSLQVAISPYGFSILKW
- a CDS encoding glycoside hydrolase family 13 protein → MEKQWWKESVVYQIYPRSFMDSNGDGIGDLRGIISKLDYLKELGIDVIWLSPVYESPNDDNGYDISDYCKIMNEFGTMDDWDELLRAMHERNMKLMMDLVVNHTSDEHNWFVESRKSKNNTYRDYYMWRPGKEGKEPNNWGAAFSGSAWQYDEMTDEYYLHLFSKKQPDLNWDNERVRKEVYDMMKFWLEKGIDGFRMDVINFISKEEGLPAVETEEEGYVSGHQHFMNGPNIHTYLHEMNQEVLSYYDIMTVGEMPGVTTEEAKLYTAEDRQELQMVFQFEHMDLDSGEGGKWDIKPCSLLTLKRNLTKWQKALEHTGWNSLYWNNHDQPRVVSRFGNDEAYRIESAKMLATVLHMMKGTPYIYQGEEIGMTNVHFDSIDEYRDIETLNMYKEKVIERGEEEAKVMQSIYIKGRDNARTPMQWDDKEHAGFTAGEPWIAVNSNYKEINVKHALQNKESIFYYYKELIELRKKHEVIVYGTYDLILEDHPSIFAYVRTYKEEKLLVIANFTEAECVFELPEQIVYSSSQLLIHNYEVKNEIIENMTLRPYEAMVYKLK
- a CDS encoding sugar ABC transporter substrate-binding protein, translating into MKKALSLLTVSALTIGMLSACGPKDSGKKEASKEKKDYDLLVWEDLKKGTALEPAVKSFEKKYNVKVKVAEIQMTDQTKKLRLDGPAGTGPDVVTLPHDHIGNVVTEGLIDEVKVDDAVKSKFTDLSIEAQTYKGKLYGLPKAIETPVFIYNKKLMPKAPETMDELYNFSKDFTKNGKYGFLALGDNLYFANAFMAGMGGYVFGEKDGKPNTDDIGLNSSGAVQGMEYIQKWYKENLFPKGIIGESGGAAADGLFNEGKAASIMNGPWAFQAMEKNGIDYGVAPMPKLPNGQPMKTFVGVKGWHVTSFSKNKDLATKFVDWVTNEENAKIRFEKTKEIPPVKSVMEDPIIKDNEAAKAVATQSENAIPMPNIPEMKEVWEPARFALELLAAGKQEPKPALDEAVKQIKGNIEANHSKKK
- a CDS encoding AAA family ATPase translates to MEHTAFLKSVSLQTEKIPSFSAYPYCLPAIRTLQSLVLHPNVTFIIGENGTGKSTLLEGIAVALGFNAEGGTKNFRFTTHDSHSSLHEYIRVSKSFNTPKEGFFLRAESFYNVASYIDEIDADKEGSGNKIINSYGGISLHEQSHGESFFSLFMNRFSGEGLYILDEPEAALSPMRQLSMLIRMHELAEQGSQFLIATHSPILMAYPESTIYSLTQDGIHESTLEDTEHYQTTKLFFENRDRLFHHLFDS